A window of Thermosynechococcus sp. NK55a contains these coding sequences:
- the pruA gene encoding L-glutamate gamma-semialdehyde dehydrogenase: protein MTGLYEAKTIAIARQLWAASQESRNFFSQLREQMRIEDKLLGWAMEHPGLRVQLFRLIDCLPSLRSKTEVARHLQEYLSDPSVELPPGLKKLLNFAQPDSLPAQAAATTFTTAVQALAHKYIAGETTEQVLKTIGRLRKQGMLVTMDILGEAVITEAEAQQYCDRYLDLMEHLSPLGQREGLNPVQVSVKLTAFYSQFDPLDVSGCRAKVGEPIRRLLHRAQELGVAVHFDMEQYAYKDITLAILKDILLEPEFRDRADIGLTLQAYLRDSYQDAQDLITWVQQRGTPITVRVVKGAYWDQELIKAVQHHWPLPVYQHKQDTDANFERIIELLLSHHTVLRTAIASHNVRSQARAIAIAQQQHIPPTAMECQVLYGMADKLAKALVDAGQTVRVYCPYGDLIPGMAYLIRRLLENTANSSFLRQQLGAVAVEELLAPPEPTADFAAVNVHLTTGKTSTFVNAANSDYARASQREAIQAALIHVHRQLGHTYTPIINGDRVNRREYSHSLNPSQPEEIVGRVGLATIEDAEHAIRAAKAAQAQWQQTPVAERATLLRRAADLLEAQRHELVAWMCYEVGKVVAEGDAEVSEAVDFCRYYADEMERLSGGYDRNFPGETNHYHYQGRGIAVVISPWNFPLAIPTGMTVAALVTGNCTILKPADPAAVVAAKLAEILIAAGFPPGVFQFLPGPGSVIGPYLIKHPDVHLIAFTGSQEVGCRIIAEAAVLQRGQTHIKRVIAEMGGKNAIIIDESADLDQAVAGVVQSAFGYSGQKCSACSRVIVLESIYEPFVERLVAATKSLNIGPAHLPSTRVGPVVTAAARDRIQEYIAKGQQEAELALSVPVPEVGYFVSPTIFTNVPPTATIAQEEIFGPVLAVLRAESFTQALEIANATAYALTGGLYSRTPSHIQQAKAQFAVGNLYINRGITGAIVDRQPFGGFKLSGLGSKAGGRDYLLQFLEPRVITENVQRQGFAPIAGVDD from the coding sequence ATGACCGGTCTTTACGAAGCAAAAACGATCGCGATCGCCCGTCAACTGTGGGCGGCTAGCCAAGAGTCACGCAACTTCTTTAGCCAACTGCGGGAGCAAATGCGCATTGAAGATAAGCTCCTCGGCTGGGCTATGGAACATCCGGGTCTACGGGTACAACTCTTTCGCCTCATTGACTGTCTGCCGAGTCTGCGCAGCAAAACCGAGGTGGCACGCCACTTGCAGGAGTACCTCAGTGACCCCAGTGTGGAGTTGCCGCCCGGCCTGAAAAAACTCTTGAACTTTGCCCAGCCGGATTCCCTGCCCGCCCAAGCAGCGGCAACCACCTTCACAACAGCAGTTCAAGCCCTTGCCCACAAGTACATTGCCGGTGAAACTACCGAGCAGGTGCTGAAAACCATTGGCCGTCTGCGCAAGCAGGGCATGCTGGTGACGATGGATATTCTGGGGGAAGCTGTGATTACGGAGGCAGAGGCACAGCAGTATTGCGATCGCTACCTTGATTTGATGGAGCACCTCAGTCCCTTGGGCCAACGGGAGGGCCTGAATCCAGTCCAGGTCTCCGTAAAGCTGACGGCCTTTTACTCCCAGTTTGATCCTTTGGATGTTTCTGGCTGCCGGGCCAAGGTGGGAGAGCCGATTCGCCGGCTGTTGCATCGTGCCCAAGAATTGGGGGTGGCGGTGCACTTTGATATGGAACAGTATGCCTACAAAGACATTACCTTGGCGATCCTCAAGGATATTTTGCTAGAGCCAGAGTTTCGCGATCGCGCCGATATTGGGCTAACACTGCAGGCCTATCTGCGGGATAGCTACCAAGATGCCCAAGATCTAATTACTTGGGTGCAACAGCGGGGCACACCAATTACCGTGCGGGTGGTCAAGGGCGCCTACTGGGATCAGGAACTCATTAAGGCGGTACAACATCATTGGCCATTGCCCGTCTATCAACACAAACAGGACACTGATGCCAACTTTGAGCGCATCATTGAACTGCTCCTGAGTCACCATACGGTTTTGCGTACGGCGATCGCTAGCCATAATGTGCGTTCCCAAGCGCGGGCGATCGCCATCGCTCAACAGCAGCACATTCCGCCCACAGCCATGGAATGCCAAGTTCTCTACGGCATGGCCGATAAACTGGCCAAGGCACTGGTGGACGCAGGGCAAACGGTGCGGGTCTATTGTCCCTATGGCGATCTCATTCCGGGGATGGCCTACCTGATTCGGCGGCTTTTGGAAAATACCGCCAACAGTTCCTTTTTACGCCAACAGTTGGGGGCTGTGGCCGTCGAGGAATTACTGGCACCACCGGAACCAACGGCGGACTTTGCGGCTGTGAACGTCCATCTGACCACGGGCAAGACTTCAACCTTTGTCAATGCTGCCAATAGTGACTATGCCCGAGCCAGCCAGCGGGAAGCCATTCAAGCGGCCTTAATTCATGTCCATCGCCAACTGGGGCACACCTATACCCCCATCATCAATGGCGATCGCGTCAATCGCCGCGAATACAGTCACTCCCTGAACCCCTCGCAGCCGGAGGAAATCGTCGGTCGGGTTGGCCTGGCCACCATTGAAGATGCCGAGCATGCGATCCGGGCTGCCAAAGCCGCTCAAGCCCAATGGCAACAGACCCCCGTGGCCGAACGGGCAACTCTGCTACGGCGGGCAGCAGATCTCCTAGAGGCACAGCGCCATGAACTAGTGGCTTGGATGTGCTACGAAGTGGGCAAGGTGGTGGCAGAAGGGGATGCCGAAGTCTCGGAAGCCGTTGATTTTTGCCGCTACTACGCCGATGAAATGGAGCGCCTCAGCGGCGGCTATGACCGCAACTTTCCCGGCGAAACAAACCATTACCACTACCAAGGGCGCGGCATTGCGGTCGTGATTTCTCCTTGGAACTTTCCTTTGGCGATTCCCACAGGTATGACCGTGGCCGCCTTAGTGACAGGTAACTGCACGATTCTCAAGCCTGCGGATCCCGCCGCCGTGGTTGCTGCCAAACTAGCGGAGATCCTGATTGCCGCCGGTTTTCCGCCGGGGGTGTTTCAGTTTCTCCCCGGACCTGGCTCCGTGATTGGCCCCTATTTAATCAAACATCCCGATGTGCATCTCATCGCCTTTACTGGCTCCCAAGAGGTGGGTTGCCGCATTATTGCTGAGGCAGCAGTGTTACAGCGGGGACAAACCCATATCAAGCGGGTGATTGCCGAGATGGGGGGCAAAAACGCCATCATCATTGACGAAAGTGCCGACTTAGATCAGGCAGTGGCGGGGGTTGTACAGTCCGCCTTTGGCTATAGCGGCCAAAAATGCTCCGCCTGTTCGCGGGTGATTGTCCTTGAGTCCATCTACGAACCCTTTGTGGAGCGCTTAGTAGCGGCCACCAAGTCCCTGAATATTGGGCCAGCCCACTTGCCCAGTACCCGTGTCGGACCGGTGGTGACGGCCGCCGCCCGCGATCGCATTCAGGAATACATTGCCAAAGGCCAGCAAGAAGCGGAACTCGCCTTGAGCGTACCGGTACCGGAGGTGGGCTATTTTGTCTCGCCCACGATCTTTACCAACGTGCCCCCCACAGCTACGATCGCCCAAGAGGAAATTTTTGGCCCGGTGCTAGCCGTACTACGGGCAGAAAGCTTCACCCAAGCCCTTGAAATTGCCAATGCCACCGCCTATGCCCTGACAGGGGGGCTGTATTCGCGGACGCCCTCCCATATTCAGCAGGCCAAAGCCCAATTTGCTGTAGGGAACCTGTACATCAATCGTGGGATTACAGGGGCGATCGTGGATCGGCAGCCCTTTGGTGGCTTTAAGCTGTCGGGCCTTGGTTCCAAAGCCGGTGGACGCGATTACCTACTGCAATTCCTTGAACCGCGCGTCATTACCGAGAATGTCCAGCGTCAAGGGTTTGCCCCCATTGCCGGGGTAGATGACTGA
- a CDS encoding glycosyltransferase family 1 protein has product MRIALFTETFLPKIDGIVTRLCQTVRHLQRNGHQVLVVAPEGGLDHYEGARIYGVSGFPLPLYPELKLALPRPAIGKALEAFEPDLIHVANPAVLGLAGLYYAQKLQLPLVASYHTHLPQYLKYYGLGFLEELLWFLLRWGHNRAQLNLCTSTAMVAELKAHGIRHLDLWQRGVDVELFHPQRQSQEMRHFLSQGHPEAPLLLYVGRLSAEKEIEQIKPILEQIPQARLALVGNGPHREALEKHFAGTPTHFVGYLRGERLAGAFASADVFVFPSRTETLGLVLLEAMAAGCPVVAANSGGIPDIVTDGVNGFLFDPADPTGAITACQRLFDSPGDRETLRQNARQEAERWSWAAATQQLEQYYQSVLPVPQRDVALSH; this is encoded by the coding sequence ATGCGGATCGCGCTATTTACTGAGACATTTTTGCCTAAAATTGATGGCATTGTTACCCGTTTATGTCAAACTGTCCGACATCTGCAGCGGAATGGCCATCAGGTGCTAGTGGTGGCCCCCGAGGGCGGGTTAGACCATTACGAAGGCGCGCGCATCTATGGTGTCTCCGGTTTTCCCCTCCCATTGTATCCTGAACTCAAATTGGCCCTGCCGCGACCCGCTATTGGCAAAGCCCTAGAGGCCTTTGAACCCGATCTGATCCATGTGGCCAACCCAGCTGTCTTGGGCTTGGCTGGTCTGTACTATGCCCAGAAACTCCAATTGCCCTTGGTGGCCTCCTACCACACCCACTTGCCCCAATACCTGAAGTACTATGGCTTGGGTTTTCTGGAGGAGCTCCTCTGGTTCCTCTTGCGCTGGGGCCATAACCGCGCCCAACTCAACCTGTGTACCTCAACGGCCATGGTGGCAGAGCTGAAAGCCCATGGGATTCGCCATCTGGATCTCTGGCAGCGGGGGGTAGATGTGGAATTGTTTCATCCACAACGCCAAAGTCAAGAAATGCGCCACTTTCTCAGCCAGGGGCATCCAGAAGCCCCCTTACTGCTCTACGTTGGTCGTCTCTCTGCTGAAAAGGAAATTGAGCAAATTAAGCCAATTCTTGAGCAGATTCCCCAGGCACGGCTGGCTCTGGTGGGCAATGGCCCCCATCGCGAGGCCCTGGAAAAACACTTTGCTGGCACACCCACCCATTTTGTCGGCTACCTGCGCGGTGAACGCTTAGCAGGGGCCTTTGCCTCTGCCGATGTCTTTGTCTTTCCCTCGCGCACGGAAACCCTTGGCTTGGTTCTCTTAGAAGCAATGGCGGCGGGCTGTCCTGTGGTGGCTGCCAATAGTGGGGGAATTCCCGATATTGTCACTGATGGGGTAAATGGGTTTTTGTTTGATCCAGCAGACCCTACGGGAGCCATTACCGCTTGTCAGCGCCTCTTTGACTCTCCGGGCGATCGCGAGACCCTACGCCAAAATGCCCGCCAAGAAGCCGAACGCTGGAGCTGGGCGGCAGCCACGCAGCAACTAGAGCAGTACTACCAGTCAGTTTTGCCAGTTCCCCAGCGGGATGTGGCTCTTAGTCATTAA
- a CDS encoding TrkA family potassium uptake protein, with the protein MVDLGAMLFRGRGVKLSQQFAVIGLGRFGRGVCETLHGMGYEVLGSDNQERLVNQVLQDHIVDHAIQLDATDPQALKEAGIFEFETVIVAIGNHLDASIITTLNLKEAGVPKVIAKASSEVHKKLLERVGADRVVFPEYEAGCELARSLTRPAILDCLDLDPQKSIVEVKVPAAFHGRTVAEVELRSRYGLNLIALRFDDKFEINPSPSQKLHQGDIMVVIGDNNDIERFLRSQHIH; encoded by the coding sequence ATGGTAGACCTGGGAGCGATGCTCTTTCGTGGCCGTGGCGTCAAGCTCTCGCAGCAGTTTGCGGTCATTGGCCTAGGACGGTTTGGCCGCGGGGTGTGTGAAACCCTGCATGGAATGGGCTATGAGGTGCTTGGCAGTGACAATCAGGAGCGGCTAGTGAATCAAGTCCTCCAAGATCACATTGTGGATCATGCGATTCAATTGGATGCTACCGATCCTCAAGCCCTGAAGGAGGCAGGAATTTTTGAGTTTGAAACGGTCATTGTGGCCATTGGCAATCACCTGGATGCCAGTATTATTACCACACTCAACCTCAAGGAAGCCGGTGTTCCCAAGGTTATTGCTAAGGCTTCATCGGAAGTTCACAAGAAATTGTTAGAGCGGGTAGGGGCCGACCGGGTTGTCTTTCCAGAATATGAGGCAGGTTGTGAACTGGCGCGATCGCTCACTCGACCTGCGATTTTAGACTGTCTTGACCTCGATCCGCAAAAGAGTATTGTGGAAGTGAAAGTACCCGCAGCATTTCATGGCCGTACAGTTGCGGAGGTTGAACTCCGCAGTCGCTATGGTTTGAACCTGATTGCCCTGCGCTTTGATGATAAGTTTGAAATCAATCCCAGTCCCAGCCAGAAGCTGCATCAAGGGGACATCATGGTGGTGATTGGTGACAATAACGATATTGAGCGCTTTTTGCGTAGTCAGCACATTCACTGA
- a CDS encoding class I SAM-dependent methyltransferase — translation MPKSTPLLAEIQERIRAAGAISFCEFMTLALYAPQGGYYNRPQLQIGRRGDFITSSSLTRDFAELLTEAFVQMWHALERPQRFILLEMGGGEGHFAEGVLSYSQGTYPDFFAALEYQIQEQSPRLQERQRQRLAPWGDRLRWRGLDTACEPSVGCIFSNELVDAFPVHRLQWQGGNWHEIYVSLNAQGAFQEVLGPLSDNRIHEYFATVGIDPQQQGYSDGYRTEVNLNLIPWLKDLSEHLERGFVLTIDYGYPARQYYHPARCGGTLQCYYQHRCHDNPYCFVGEQDITAHVDVTALTCYGEQFGLETLYVTRQSLFLMALGLGDRLMAQQQSNGNLLQALNRHQSLHQLIDPLGLGGFYVVLQGKQASLDLPQLREAIQGFG, via the coding sequence ATGCCAAAAAGCACTCCGTTATTGGCCGAGATTCAGGAGCGCATCAGAGCAGCGGGCGCCATTTCCTTCTGTGAGTTTATGACCTTGGCTCTCTATGCACCACAGGGGGGCTATTACAATCGTCCCCAACTGCAGATTGGTCGGCGCGGCGACTTTATCACCTCCAGTAGTCTCACGAGGGATTTTGCGGAACTGCTCACTGAGGCTTTTGTGCAGATGTGGCACGCCTTAGAGCGACCGCAGCGATTTATCCTCCTGGAGATGGGTGGCGGTGAAGGCCACTTTGCCGAGGGGGTCTTAAGCTACAGCCAAGGGACCTATCCCGATTTCTTTGCTGCCCTTGAGTACCAAATTCAAGAGCAATCCCCCCGTTTACAGGAACGTCAACGGCAACGCTTGGCACCTTGGGGCGATCGCCTGCGCTGGCGAGGCTTGGACACCGCCTGTGAACCCAGTGTTGGCTGCATCTTTAGCAATGAGCTGGTGGATGCGTTTCCCGTACATCGCCTGCAATGGCAGGGGGGCAACTGGCATGAAATTTATGTCAGCCTCAATGCCCAGGGAGCGTTTCAAGAGGTTTTGGGTCCCCTCAGCGACAATCGCATTCACGAGTACTTTGCCACCGTTGGCATTGATCCGCAGCAGCAGGGCTACAGCGACGGCTACCGTACTGAGGTGAATTTGAACCTGATCCCATGGCTCAAGGATCTAAGTGAGCACCTAGAGCGGGGCTTTGTTCTCACCATTGACTATGGTTATCCCGCCCGGCAATACTATCATCCCGCCCGCTGTGGCGGCACGTTGCAGTGCTACTACCAACACCGCTGCCACGATAATCCTTACTGCTTTGTTGGCGAGCAGGACATTACGGCCCATGTGGATGTAACCGCTTTAACATGCTATGGTGAGCAATTTGGTCTTGAAACCCTCTATGTCACCCGCCAGAGTTTATTTCTCATGGCTTTGGGGTTGGGCGATCGCCTAATGGCACAACAACAGAGTAATGGCAATCTCCTGCAAGCCCTCAACCGCCATCAATCACTCCACCAACTCATTGATCCCCTTGGCCTTGGGGGCTTTTACGTCGTTCTTCAAGGAAAGCAAGCCAGCCTCGATCTACCGCAACTCAGGGAAGCGATTCAGGGATTCGGTTAA
- the cruF gene encoding gamma-carotene 1'-hydroxylase CruF, giving the protein MKPKNTLFVAEQVCLVGHIVAMAFGLAGLLLVVPRPEFILALPAWGQQLFQWSMGNGGVVYIILGALAIALHTYRNFGLGKLLSFLLPAVGISLTSELLGTSTGFPFGHYGYLSGLGYKIAGLVPFTIPLSWFYMGLVTFLLAYSGFISRPRREGKGVGLGAALMTVGLGAIFLTAWDFVLDPAMSQTTIPFWQFQEVGEFFGMPYRNILGWTGTGAVFMGLAMITWWPKPMVVNRGQLITPLVVYLVNFAFGAMITLTSLDQRFWIPVTLGFVLGVVPVTALWWFAEAPLEKVQGVNINTEAG; this is encoded by the coding sequence ATGAAACCCAAGAACACGCTTTTCGTTGCGGAGCAGGTGTGCCTCGTTGGCCATATTGTGGCGATGGCCTTTGGCTTAGCGGGGTTGCTCCTCGTTGTACCCCGTCCCGAGTTTATTTTGGCATTGCCCGCGTGGGGTCAGCAACTTTTTCAATGGAGTATGGGGAATGGCGGCGTAGTTTATATTATCCTGGGTGCGCTGGCGATCGCCCTTCATACCTATCGCAACTTTGGCCTTGGCAAACTCCTTAGCTTTTTGCTGCCAGCGGTGGGCATTTCCCTCACCAGTGAACTGTTGGGGACGAGTACCGGCTTTCCCTTTGGCCATTACGGTTACCTCAGTGGCTTGGGCTACAAAATTGCTGGGTTAGTACCCTTCACGATTCCCCTTTCTTGGTTTTATATGGGGCTAGTCACGTTTCTTTTGGCCTACAGTGGTTTCATTAGTCGTCCCCGGCGGGAAGGCAAAGGCGTGGGGTTGGGGGCAGCTTTGATGACGGTAGGCTTGGGAGCCATCTTTTTAACGGCTTGGGATTTTGTCCTTGATCCGGCCATGAGTCAAACCACGATTCCCTTTTGGCAATTTCAGGAGGTGGGTGAGTTCTTTGGTATGCCCTACCGCAATATTCTGGGCTGGACGGGCACAGGAGCCGTGTTTATGGGACTGGCGATGATCACTTGGTGGCCAAAGCCAATGGTCGTCAACCGTGGACAACTGATTACCCCCTTGGTGGTGTATCTGGTGAATTTTGCCTTTGGGGCAATGATTACGCTCACGTCCTTGGATCAACGCTTTTGGATTCCGGTAACGTTGGGATTTGTTTTGGGGGTCGTGCCGGTCACAGCCCTGTGGTGGTTTGCCGAAGCACCCTTAGAGAAAGTTCAGGGGGTCAACATCAATACTGAGGCGGGTTGA
- a CDS encoding energy-coupling factor transporter transmembrane protein EcfT has product MSFHHWSPPARVLAIFLWILCISSLQRWPSLAIATVLVVLLYTLSHLPWERLGKRLRQMWLFFLGLWALLALTPWPMSFLLPWRLLLCLALGVVLLDTLTFSEWVRVCRWWGLPPLLVDTLALTYRYLFELERQLAQMQQALFLRGFQLSWGRLRPWGQVIGSFLIRTEERSQQIYLAMRLRGYGQILHRRPQFSEGAPWSWGLTLIASIGAGLLATYDTLGEIKLPFWSE; this is encoded by the coding sequence TTGAGCTTCCATCACTGGTCGCCCCCCGCACGGGTATTAGCTATTTTTCTATGGATTCTTTGTATTAGCAGTTTGCAGCGCTGGCCCAGCCTGGCGATCGCGACTGTGCTGGTGGTGCTGCTCTACACCCTGAGCCACCTCCCCTGGGAGCGCTTGGGCAAACGTCTACGGCAGATGTGGCTCTTTTTTCTAGGGCTGTGGGCACTTTTGGCACTAACCCCGTGGCCGATGTCATTCCTGCTCCCTTGGCGCCTGCTGCTGTGTCTGGCTCTGGGAGTGGTCTTGCTCGACACCCTCACCTTTAGCGAGTGGGTGCGCGTCTGTCGCTGGTGGGGGCTACCGCCGCTGTTGGTGGATACCCTGGCATTGACCTATCGCTACCTTTTTGAGCTGGAGAGACAGTTGGCGCAAATGCAGCAGGCTCTGTTTCTGCGAGGATTTCAGTTGAGTTGGGGCCGTCTTCGCCCTTGGGGGCAAGTGATTGGCAGCTTTCTAATTCGCACCGAAGAACGATCCCAGCAGATTTACCTAGCAATGCGGCTACGGGGTTATGGGCAAATCCTCCACCGTCGTCCTCAATTTTCTGAGGGAGCACCGTGGAGTTGGGGGCTCACGCTGATTGCTAGCATAGGGGCAGGGTTATTGGCAACCTATGACACCCTTGGGGAAATCAAACTGCCTTTTTGGAGTGAATAG
- a CDS encoding glutaredoxin family protein, producing the protein MSHLILYSKPGCHLCEGLQEKLATLREFTLEVRDITSREDWWQAYQYEIPVLYLVIGAQVMSVPRLSPRASVAHIRQRLQELAKGTGSAAANSGA; encoded by the coding sequence GTGAGTCATCTGATTCTCTACAGCAAGCCGGGCTGTCACCTCTGTGAAGGACTGCAGGAAAAGCTGGCCACCTTGAGGGAATTTACCCTCGAGGTACGCGACATCACCAGCCGTGAAGATTGGTGGCAGGCTTACCAGTACGAGATTCCTGTTCTCTACCTAGTGATTGGGGCCCAAGTGATGTCTGTGCCGCGACTTTCCCCCCGTGCCTCGGTGGCCCACATTCGTCAACGTCTCCAGGAATTGGCCAAGGGAACTGGATCAGCGGCGGCCAATTCAGGTGCATAA
- the priA gene encoding primosomal protein N' translates to MTSSYLGFPSHEGPTYASVLVDCPGATAAYTYQIPRGWQVQGGDVVEVPFGSQVARGIVLEVLAALPPSVEPQRLRSLLEVVDQQLFPKDYWALLEQIATYYCTPFIQVVRTALPPGVLGRSQRRVRLRPQQGIPPLSEQGQHLLRFLQTKGSGDYSVRYLQQQLPKVQRALQELERLGLVETYLAAPASQQPKQQQAVILLNSKGETLTQRQRQILRYLQQQGRDCWLQEVLKATGTTPQTLHRLAAKGYIAIVERQHCRTERGIAVTPDRPKTLTTAQATALQVISKHLDCAQTFLLHGVTGSGKTEVYLQVIAECLGRGRSALLLVPEIGLTPQLTDRVRARFGERLLVYHSGLSEGERYDTWRLTLMPEPRVIIGTRSAVLLPLVGLGLIILDEEHDSGYKQDQPQPCYHARTVAQWRSRQQQCPLILGTATPALSTWQAAQEGQIHLLSLPQRIHATPLPPITIVDMRQELHRGNRSMLSRPLQEALANLQGQQAILFVPRRGHSTFVSCRSCGTVIYCPHCSVSLTGHLFGEEMEVLRCHYCNYTQGVPQRCPSCGSPYLKPFGGGTQRVVRELNRLFPQLRVLRFDSDTTQRKGAHRQLLTQFAAGEADVMVGTQMLTKGIDLPQVALVGILAADSLLHLPDYQAAERTFQILTQVAGRSGRGAHPGKVILQTYVPDHPVITAVQAYDWDSFATQELSSRAPLGYPPYAQLILLRLSSPDPEEVATTAQAIAQQLQILAPVSQGDWELLGPAPAAIAKIAGRHRWQILLKGKLLQSSELGQALMHLKGQCPRSTRLSIDVDPLNFL, encoded by the coding sequence ATGACGAGTTCCTATTTAGGATTTCCCTCTCATGAAGGCCCTACCTACGCCAGTGTGCTTGTGGACTGTCCGGGGGCAACCGCAGCCTATACCTACCAAATTCCTAGGGGTTGGCAGGTGCAGGGGGGAGACGTGGTGGAAGTGCCCTTTGGCTCTCAGGTGGCACGCGGGATTGTTCTAGAGGTGTTGGCGGCATTGCCCCCATCAGTCGAGCCCCAGCGGTTGCGATCGCTCCTTGAGGTGGTTGACCAGCAGCTTTTTCCCAAGGACTACTGGGCCCTGTTAGAGCAGATTGCCACCTACTACTGCACACCTTTTATCCAAGTGGTACGCACTGCTCTGCCGCCGGGGGTTTTGGGGCGATCGCAACGGCGGGTACGCCTGCGGCCACAACAGGGGATCCCCCCCCTTTCGGAACAAGGGCAACATCTACTGCGCTTTCTCCAGACCAAAGGCAGTGGGGACTACAGTGTACGCTACCTCCAGCAACAGCTTCCCAAGGTTCAGCGGGCCCTCCAAGAGCTCGAACGCCTTGGCCTAGTGGAAACCTACTTAGCGGCACCCGCGAGTCAACAGCCAAAACAGCAACAGGCAGTGATACTCCTCAATAGTAAAGGGGAAACCTTAACGCAGCGGCAGCGCCAAATCCTCCGCTACTTGCAGCAACAGGGTCGCGATTGCTGGCTACAGGAGGTGCTCAAGGCCACGGGCACGACCCCCCAAACCCTCCACCGCCTTGCTGCTAAAGGATACATTGCCATTGTGGAGCGGCAGCACTGCCGCACTGAACGGGGGATAGCGGTGACACCCGATCGGCCAAAAACACTGACGACGGCCCAAGCCACTGCCCTGCAAGTCATTTCAAAACACCTAGACTGTGCCCAAACGTTTCTCCTACACGGGGTCACGGGCTCGGGTAAAACGGAAGTCTATCTGCAAGTTATTGCTGAGTGTCTAGGGCGAGGGCGATCGGCCTTGTTGCTGGTGCCGGAGATTGGCTTGACACCCCAACTGACGGATCGAGTGCGAGCCCGCTTTGGTGAACGCCTGTTGGTTTATCACAGCGGTCTCAGCGAGGGAGAGCGCTACGATACTTGGCGATTGACCCTGATGCCGGAGCCACGGGTAATCATTGGCACGCGCTCGGCGGTACTGCTGCCTTTGGTGGGCTTGGGTTTGATCATTCTCGATGAAGAGCACGACAGCGGCTACAAACAGGATCAACCTCAGCCCTGCTACCATGCCCGCACTGTTGCCCAATGGCGATCGCGCCAGCAACAGTGTCCCCTGATTTTAGGAACCGCCACCCCTGCCCTCAGCACTTGGCAGGCTGCCCAGGAGGGACAGATTCACCTCCTTTCCCTACCTCAGCGCATTCATGCCACCCCCTTACCCCCCATCACGATCGTGGATATGCGCCAAGAATTGCACCGTGGCAACCGTTCGATGCTCAGCCGTCCGCTTCAAGAAGCGCTGGCGAATCTTCAGGGACAGCAGGCGATTCTCTTTGTACCGCGGCGGGGTCACAGCACGTTTGTCTCCTGTCGCAGTTGTGGCACAGTGATCTACTGTCCCCATTGCAGTGTGTCTCTGACTGGGCACCTCTTTGGCGAAGAAATGGAAGTGCTGCGCTGCCATTATTGCAACTACACTCAGGGGGTGCCGCAGCGCTGTCCCAGTTGTGGGTCCCCCTATCTCAAGCCCTTCGGTGGGGGAACGCAGCGGGTGGTGAGGGAACTGAATCGCCTCTTTCCCCAGTTGCGAGTACTGCGCTTTGACAGTGATACCACCCAACGCAAGGGTGCCCATCGCCAGTTATTGACTCAATTTGCAGCCGGCGAAGCCGATGTGATGGTGGGGACGCAAATGCTGACGAAGGGAATTGATTTGCCGCAGGTCGCCCTCGTGGGAATTTTGGCTGCCGATAGTCTCCTGCACTTGCCCGATTATCAGGCGGCAGAACGCACGTTTCAAATTCTCACCCAGGTGGCGGGGCGATCGGGTCGAGGGGCGCATCCCGGTAAGGTTATTCTCCAAACCTATGTGCCGGATCATCCAGTGATTACAGCAGTCCAAGCCTATGACTGGGACAGCTTTGCTACCCAGGAGCTCAGTAGCCGCGCCCCCTTGGGCTATCCCCCCTATGCCCAACTGATCCTGCTGCGCTTGAGTAGTCCTGATCCTGAGGAAGTAGCCACAACGGCACAGGCAATTGCCCAACAACTCCAGATCTTGGCCCCGGTTTCTCAGGGAGACTGGGAACTCCTTGGCCCCGCCCCCGCCGCGATCGCCAAAATTGCTGGCCGCCACCGCTGGCAAATTTTACTCAAGGGCAAATTACTGCAAAGTTCTGAACTCGGCCAAGCCCTGATGCATCTCAAGGGGCAATGTCCCCGCTCAACCCGCCTCAGTATTGATGTTGACCCCCTGAACTTTCTCTAA